The Glycine soja cultivar W05 chromosome 15, ASM419377v2, whole genome shotgun sequence region GTATTATTATCTTTGTAATAAAAACtatacaatataaaatattttatcaaaaatagaaaaaaaaaattaacactaaatatctttatttctacataaaaatatcaaataaaaataattatttgatccCACTACAACACCATTAATCTGCCCTGCATACTAGACTTGGCCCATTAAAAAGATGGAGTTCAAGtcttagtgataaaaaaaaatatataattaaaagagaaGAATCTTACACAAAGTAATCAATTAGGTTGTTtgataaaaactaattatttataaaattgattaatgtttcattctaataatatgattaaaaaaatataatcaacaaCTATTATTAATTGTAACTTTTGATATATGATTTATATTAGTTAAagtaaagtatatatatatataatttttttaaaaaaattgtttttaaacttaaatttttttttattgatcaaCATCCCTTAAAAATAAGAGTGTTAATGACTTGGTTTGgttcgattttttttatatataaaagtcatttaaacaaaatttaaaaaaaatatgcagttccatttctctttaaaataaaattcaaaccaaaccaaatcaatattttagaatttagtttggttcaattttggcaatttttacaaaaatattattttattaaaatttatttactttcttttcatattttaaataaaaaatatattaacaaatattgTTAACAATTTAGGAAAGTTATTAGTATGCTAAAtcttttacaataaaattttgcaaaattttatttattttaaaccagatattcttaaaaaagagaataatatttattataaaaattttatatgcaTAACACTATAAAAATATTGTGAATATAGAATGATACAGACATAAAACATATGATGCTAACGTAATATAAGTGTTAGTATAAATATTACGGATTAGatcaattttaattgatttcaaCAACACAAAACTGAactaataaatttgaaaaaaatatcatccaaataaattttaaaaaaaatcaatttattttaattttcgattttattttggatcactttgaatttgatcccccaaacttaaaaatacaaaaaggttaaagattaaaaatacagTGAAGCCGGAATAAAAAGCCATTTTATTATGACCTGAAAATTGAAATAGCCCAACAAGGGCACAATGAGTTAGACCAAAATCACGGTGTCCAAGTAGATTCAGCCGCTCTTCCTTCCTCCCCCGAACACTATAATCATATAATGCAAAGCTTTAGACGCTGGGTTGAGCCAAAAGCCTTCAGATACGACGTGTTCCTGAGCTTCAGGGGCTGGGATACCCGCTTCAGCTTCACCGGCTTCCTCTACAAGGGCCTCTTCGACCACGGATTCCGCACCTTCATGGACGACCGTGAGATCGACAAAGGCTCCCAAATCCCCCAAACCCTCCGCGAGGCGATCGAGGACTCTAGGGTTTTCATCGTCGTCCTCTCTGCCAACTTCGCCTCTTCCTCCTTCTGCCTGGACGAAGTTGTCCTCATCCTCCAAGAGTTCGCCAAGGGTAAGGGTCGCTGGATTTTGCCGGTTTTCTACTACGTGGATCCGTCTCATCTCGCTGATAGTGATTCCTATAAACGGGCATTGGAGGATCAGACCGAGTGGTTTGACTCCCAGAGGATACAAATATGGAAGACTGCTTTGAGTAAATTGGCTACCTTTTCAGGCTTACGACTCATTCGGTATCCCAtcttaccattttttttttgtttaattaatcattCCCTATCATTTTCCaccttatcttttttatttcttataattattaataattgaattttttaattccaaaagtttatatttttattccgatcaaattctttaactaagagagttaaataaatttaacgAATAGAacttattatgaattaaaatgtaaatttcattgtaggaactaaaaatataaggtTGAAACTACATGAActataattaaactttttttttatgattctttatttttcaattgtgtCAACGTTTCAAGTTTAAAGAAATAAATGCCTTTTGGCGTTGAATTAAGAAGGTATTGGATTgagatttttaaaaactattttggcataaaaaaattatgtaaattttaaattattataaagaatataatgatttataagattttttttcaaaaaaatttataatcatgattttattgtttaCATTTTAATGATGTTGTAAGATTTGAAAGAATCTCATGGAATTTAAAGTTACAagtcaatgaaaaaaataacaacaaaatatatttttaaatcttaatcCAATTTGGTTGGTAAATCATTGTATATCTATCCATTCAGGTAAACCTATAAATGTCATCCATGAGTTATTTAGTGTAATGACTTCACCTTAACTCCCAGCAGGAACGGGAGTATACTTGAGTACCAGTATATTGAGCTTATCCTTAAAGAGGTTTCTAGACATGTTACTTGTCCAGTTGGACTAAGTCATCGGATGTCAAAAGTTAACAAGCTTTTGTTCTCTGGATCCGATGTTGGAGTCCACATGGTAGGGATATGTGGAGAGGCTAGAATAGGTAAAACAACAGTAGCTCGGGGAGTTTACAACTTCAACTCTGACACTGGATTTGATCACTATTGCTATTTTTATAACGTGGGGGATATTTTAAGTCAGTCTAGATTTGTCAATGAAGGAATGGCAATACTCAACCAGAAAAaggtttttgcaatttttgaaGATATTAACGATTCCAAGCAGTTGAAAAACATTATTGAACTAGCTTATCAGTTTGGTTCTGGCAGCAAAGTCATCATTACAGCTCGGAATAAAGGTTTGCTTCAAAGTCATGGGATTGAAAGCATATATGAAGTAGAAAGGTTCAGTAAGACAGAAGCTTTTCAATTGCTTATTTTGAAATCTTTTAATTCTACAAGTGTTAGTGCTGATTATGTGACCATCTTTAACCGTGTCGAGACTTATGCTCTTGGTCATCCATGGACTTTGGAAGTAATCGGTTCCAACTTGAGTGGAAAATCAGTAGAAAATTGTGAATCTGCATTACTTAAGTACGAATCAATAACAAATAGAGACATCCAAAAGATACTAGAAGAAAGCTTTAATGCTTTGGAGAAATGCCAGCAGGAGATGTTAATTCACATTGCATTGAAACTCAAAGAACTTGAATTGGGAGTGGTTGAAGACGAActttgtaattattataaagtcTGTCCCAAAAAAGATATTAGAGTTTTGCTTGATAAATCTCTTATAAAGATTAATGAGCACGGTCAGGTGACATTGCATCCCTCTACACAGGACATGATTAGAGATAAAATTGCACGTTTTGAGGTAAGAATGTTTTGGATGTTTTGGTTATGTCTTTGACCTTGATATATGTCCTTTAATAGTGAAGAAACATTGTTTGGCCATGTAACTTTGTATACGATGGAATAGGAATATGGCAAGCAAGAAATCCAACCTGTCTCAAAGAATGGAAGCATGATTGGGATTTGATGGAATTGGAATATAAATTACCATATCATCATTGTCGTTCCTCCTCTTCTTAGGATGCTTTATGATGCCATTTTAGATCCACTCCCTTCTTTTTTGAGGTAAACATAAACATTCCATATGGTGGCAAAGTATATTAAGGTTTTGAAAAatgatatgattatttttttatgtttagttgtataatttattttttaggctATGTAACATGGACACGGGCAGAGTAAGTCAAATGAAATAAAGATGAGCAACATCACATGCTACACAAAGTTGTATTGGTATTGGAACCATTCCTGTAAGTTGTCTTTAAACATCAAAAGCCAAgtgaattttcaaaaaaattattattatgatgatcattttgtattttaagttgttttcataaattaaattttaaaaaatcaattttttttaatgagttgTGTCCTATTAAGTGTCAAGCCAAATTATGGTGTTGGCTAAGTGCCCAAGTTGATATTACAGGTCTCAGTGAGCAGTGTCCGACACGACTTTTATGGGTGTTGGAGTGCGCATTTTAAATGTTTCCAACACTGCAATCAGAAGTGTCACAGCGGcagagaaaaatgtttttatactAGAATTAAGGCTGCACAACCagaaaaaatcaacaattataTGGACAAAATTCCACCGTACTCAACTGTACTTTCCGACTGCTGTACCAGTCGAGTTAATAATCTGTTGTTCCTGTTAGTCActggttaatatttttttccttctctctgTTTATTGTGCTTTATCTTGAAGTTTACATTTCAGTGTGTTGACCTAAGgagtaatttgattttaaaatgctAGCATGCAAGTGTTTTGCTTCATTAGGTGAGAATATATTTTATGCTATTGTTAATTATAGGCCCGGAATGATATGCCAATACAATTCAATTCATGATTCATAAAATAGCCCTTCCAATTATGATTTGGATCCCTATTAAATAATCATGCTTTTGACATCCGTGATAAAACTGGTTTCCTTCTTATTTCTCAAATTCTTCAAATGTTTAATAATTCGAAATTACAAATAGATTAAGTTTTCTCCTTTAGTATTTACATTATTTCCTGTATATCTTCTGTGCATCAAATGGGTGTTACTCTAATTTTCCTTGAGGGGAAATCAATGGTGATATGTTAGAACTATGAGGAAGGGGGAGTTAATTACTACAGTTAGGATATTGATTAGTTAGTCAAGGGGTTAGTTAGTTAGAagaattttctttcctattttctgTTCTTTTACAATGAAGAAATTCCATCTTTCTTAtcctttcttctattttctaatttcGGTTCTTAACAGGTCCCCATGGAGAGccactgttagagatgaaggaaGCGCAAACTTGGGCTAAGAAGGTGGAGCTACCAGTGTTCATGGAGGAGAAACCCAATTGGTTTGATTGCTAGGGTTTAAAAATTCTGAGGTACAAGAAATTCCTTCATTCTATAAGCTGCAATATGCATTCATGAGCTTGGAAGGTGCTGTGACACATTGGTTCTACATTTGGAACCAAAAGAACCCAGATTCAGATTGAAGTCATTTTCCATGGCtttgatcaaaagatttaaagatTGCTATGATAACCACGTCTTTAAAAGAAGTAAGAAGAGTAAACTGAGATGAAAACCTGCACTGAAGAAATGGAGACTTCCACAATGTTCTTGAAAGGGAGGACAAACAATGAATCTCAGCTTAAGCAAATGTTGCAGCAGTTGGTGAAGAATCAATTAGTCAAACAAGAACTTGATGGGTCATTGGAGGACAAACTATGAATCTCAGTTTAAGCGTAGTTATGAGAGGCAGTCAATTCGCATAGGTTGCGACATcatacatgaaaaaaataatctctACTAATGAATTGGTGTTTGATTGATAATCAATTAATGCATTGAATATATGAATTTATTGTACTTTTTTATGGTCATTAATCATCACTTtatcaattcaaatttaattcaatcaaataaaattattttatcattatatttattttacatgtgATTTATCTCTccctctcttctattttttagttttatttacatTACAACAAAAATTGTCTATAAAATGATAAGAATATATAATCGatatttattctaattaaatatgtattttaaattctaaattggaataacttttaaaagttcttattataataaaataaaatatcgattgagtaatataattattaatttaatatataatatttgttaatatttttatttatgaacaatcatttaattacaaaatttagaaaatatattttatcctttaattaaaatattatgaaaaaataaatatatatagtaaattgTTTCTTAGTTAAAAATAGAATGCATAATTaagaatgacaaaaaaaaattcatgcttAGATATTTGCTGATAAATTTTGGAGTAGATACTAAATGAGTATCACGTggataggtaataaataatgCCATATTTCCACTACTGATTTGTTAATGGACAAAGGTCATATATCATGTTATCCGTACTTGCATATACGTGTTaccattataatattaaaatagttaaatattctttttttttattaagcttaaatatgtaaatattttttatttggaatcatattttaatgtatttttatttgagttcatattttataaagtaattttcagataattttatttggaattcataaaatttatttatttagaattatttatGGACATTTTCAACTATGTAGATGATagaatatttgaataattttagttgtaacaattaattttttttcaaaaaaatattaagatagataaaaatttaataaaatattttaaaactatttttttttgcaaaaatatcAATGGATACTCAGAGATATCTtgggatattaaaaaaaattcacatgtaTATTACCTACACTTGCCCGCCCGCCCATTGGTCCTTCACAAAGACTAGTCCCGATTTTGGGAGCTACTTTGTATGAATACGTGTCaacaaaaaaagtattttccttaaaataaagaactataatattaataacactAGTTAAAAAAAACGAATTATAAAATTGTGGCTTTTGTACCAAAATGGTgcaattttttctataaattaccaaaatggatacattaaaaaaaactacggAAATGAGTAAATTGTCTTTTGACGATTTCAACATGATAAAAATGCTTCCAAAGATGATTTCaccttttcaaattttattttttataaaataattttcaaggttttttaacaacacaaattaattataaaaccaCCACAAATTACATAAGAAACCAACCTATGTTCATTTTATGGCggttaaataagtaattttttttaaataaaataaaaaatgaaaaagtgaaaCCGTCATTAAAATGCATAGTTTCTTCctgttataattgttttttagaCATAATTTATCCATCtccgtaattttttttaaaatttacctattttgataatttatgaaaaaattacaaataattttaatatgagagatttatttaatatttatcttaatttcAAGGCTATCGTCCCCTCACAGGTCCACTTTTTCATTTCATCTAGTAAAAATGGTAATAATTTAGAGCATCATTTAATTCCAGTCCAAGTCACTGTTCATGAATTTCGAGATCAAAAGGAAGGGTGGAAATGTCTTTGCAAAGTCCATTTATCTGTTGACATGCGTTCAGGCAGAGAAAAAGCATTCAAAATTGCAAGAGTGAGAATCTAGGGTTTTGGTATTGTTGGGTTGGAGCTGAATCCGTGAAAGCTTGTTGGATGGCAGGTTCAGAACGCAGTAGTAGTAGGGTTTGGCACTACGAATTCGACGTTTTCATCAGCTTTAGAGGAGAAGACACCAGGCTCGGTTTCGTTGGAAATCTCTACAAAGCTCTGACGGAAAAGGGATTCCATACCTTCTTTCGCGAGAAGCTTGTGAGAGGAGAAGAAATCGCAGCATCACCATCTGTGGTGGAAAAAGCAATTCAACATTCAAGAGTTTTTGTTGTAGTGTTCTCTCAGAACTACGCTTCTTCTACACGGTGCTTGGAGGAGCTTCTCAGTATCCTTCGGTTCTCCCAGGATAACCGTCGACCGGTTCTGCCGGTTTTCTATTACGTTGATCCctccgatgtgggacttcagaCGGGGATCTATGGAGAAGCGCTCGCTATGCATGAGAAAAGATTCAACTCTGAGTCAGACAAAGTCATGAAATGGAGGAAAGCACTCTGTGAAGCTGCTGCCTTGTCTGGTTGGTCTTTCAAACATgggtaatctttttttttttttttatatcatttttctctctcttatttgTTGTAACTGTTTGTTTCATTTACAAATGTAAAGAGAGGAATATAGGGTTTGTTTGGATAAGTTTTTTCAGAAGCACCtctaggaaaagaaaataagaaaaaaatgaaatgagctTCTTCGTAAGTAAtaattagcttatgcataagttaatcTGTAGAAGTTCTCTTGTATAGCTTTTCTCTAAAAGATGGTTTTTAAGTATAAGCTATGGAGAAgccaatttcattttttcttcttgttttcttaTCCTAGAAAATAGAggctctatttatttatattcctTCTTGTTAATCTTGAATGAGTTTAATTCATCAAATGGAGCAGGGATGGATATGAATACGAGTTGATTGAGAAGATCGTTGAGGGTGCCTCCAAGAAGATTAACCGCCCGGTTGGCCTCCAGTATCGAATGCTTGAACTGAACGGGCTTCTGGATGCTGCATCTCTCAGTGGAGTCCATTTGATAGGGATATATGGTGTGGGAGGCATTGGTAAAACAACACTTGCTCATGCACTCTATGATTCTGTTGCTGTTCAATTTGATGCTTTATGTTTCCTTGATGAAGTGAGAGAAAATGCAATGAAACATGGCTTGGTGCATCTCCAACAGACCATTCTTGCTGAAACAGTCGGAGAGAAGGATATTCGACTGCCAAGTGTCAAGCAAGGAATTACACTACTAAAGCAGAGGCTCCAA contains the following coding sequences:
- the LOC114387814 gene encoding putative disease resistance protein At4g11170, translated to MAGSERSSSRVWHYEFDVFISFRGEDTRLGFVGNLYKALTEKGFHTFFREKLVRGEEIAASPSVVEKAIQHSRVFVVVFSQNYASSTRCLEELLSILRFSQDNRRPVLPVFYYVDPSDVGLQTGIYGEALAMHEKRFNSESDKVMKWRKALCEAAALSGWSFKHGDGYEYELIEKIVEGASKKINRPVGLQYRMLELNGLLDAASLSGVHLIGIYGVGGIGKTTLAHALYDSVAVQFDALCFLDEVRENAMKHGLVHLQQTILAETVGEKDIRLPSVKQGITLLKQRLQEKRVLLVLDDINESEQLKALVGSPGWFGPGSRVIITTRDRQLLESHGVEKIYEVENLADGEALELLCWKAFKTDKVYPDFINKIYRALTYASGLPLALEVIGSNLFGREIVEWEYTLDLYEKIHDKDIQKILKISFDALDEHEKDLFLDIACFFKGCKLAQVESIVSGRYGDSLKATIDVLLEKTLIKIDEHGRVKMHDLIQQMGREIVRQESPKHPGNCSRLWSPEDVADVL
- the LOC114388681 gene encoding TMV resistance protein N-like isoform X2 → MQSFRRWVEPKAFRYDVFLSFRGWDTRFSFTGFLYKGLFDHGFRTFMDDREIDKGSQIPQTLREAIEDSRVFIVVLSANFASSSFCLDEVVLILQEFAKGKGRWILPVFYYVDPSHLADSDSYKRALEDQTEWFDSQRIQIWKTALSKLATFSGLRLIRNGSILEYQYIELILKEVSRHVTCPVGLSHRMSKVNKLLFSGSDVGVHMVGICGEARIGKTTVARGVYNFNSDTGFDHYCYFYNVGDILSQSRFVNEGMAILNQKKVFAIFEDINDSKQLKNIIELAYQFGSGSKVIITARNKGLLQSHGIESIYEVERFSKTEAFQLLILKSFNSTSVSADYVTIFNRVETYALGHPWTLEVIGSNLSGKSVENCESALLKYESITNRDIQKILEESFNALEKCQQEMLIHIALKLKELELGVVEDELCNYYKVCPKKDIRVLLDKSLIKINEHGQVTLHPSTQDMIRDKIARFEEYGKQEIQPVSKNGSMIGI
- the LOC114388681 gene encoding TMV resistance protein N-like isoform X1, which produces MQSFRRWVEPKAFRYDVFLSFRGWDTRFSFTGFLYKGLFDHGFRTFMDDREIDKGSQIPQTLREAIEDSRVFIVVLSANFASSSFCLDEVVLILQEFAKGKGRWILPVFYYVDPSHLADSDSYKRALEDQTEWFDSQRIQIWKTALSKLATFSGLRLIRRNGSILEYQYIELILKEVSRHVTCPVGLSHRMSKVNKLLFSGSDVGVHMVGICGEARIGKTTVARGVYNFNSDTGFDHYCYFYNVGDILSQSRFVNEGMAILNQKKVFAIFEDINDSKQLKNIIELAYQFGSGSKVIITARNKGLLQSHGIESIYEVERFSKTEAFQLLILKSFNSTSVSADYVTIFNRVETYALGHPWTLEVIGSNLSGKSVENCESALLKYESITNRDIQKILEESFNALEKCQQEMLIHIALKLKELELGVVEDELCNYYKVCPKKDIRVLLDKSLIKINEHGQVTLHPSTQDMIRDKIARFEEYGKQEIQPVSKNGSMIGI